In the Drosophila virilis strain 15010-1051.87 chromosome 4, Dvir_AGI_RSII-ME, whole genome shotgun sequence genome, GCTGGTAGACGCCGCGCTACTATCCATGAGCAAGCAGCAGCGCGATGAGGAGGACGATGTCCGACAGCTGCTGGTGCAGTACAACGAAGAGGATGCGGCGGGCAAGCGTTTGGTGCAGAAAATGATCTCGCCCCACCGCGTTGTCTGGCTGAGCACAAAGCCCGAATTAGGAGGTACGCCGCTTGTCAAACTGAGTCCGGGCTGTATAGCTCATGTGCTGTACGCCTACGAGCAGCGAGATTATATGGAGAAGGTGCTGCTGCACCTTAAGGCGCGCTGCTTTGATCACGCTTTCGACGAACATTTAGATGCTGCCCAGGAGCCCATGGACGAGCACACCTGGCTGCTGGTGCAGTACAGCCCAGAGCCAGAAACGGTCGTCTATCAGGTCATATCCTACAGCCAGACGGTGTGGCGCCAGGAGAATCTTTTCAAGGACGTCATCGCCTACATCCAGCTGCCTGGCAGTGAAGTGGTGCTGCAAGCGGTCGTCATAAGCTACGGCCAGGATCAGAAGCAACTGGAGGCCAAGTACGAGCAGCTGCGTCGCTATGCGTTGGATCTGGAGTTTCC is a window encoding:
- the Elba3 gene encoding early boundary activity protein 3 is translated as MSNISNDSGLDDSANCGAAGNTGAAAATRLSWFLAEVDDGSMKNGKPNGKKRFCILHSMELLETDVSDKYMTRFVEFRVNGIKLEAKLILAADERKLVDAALLSMSKQQRDEEDDVRQLLVQYNEEDAAGKRLVQKMISPHRVVWLSTKPELGGTPLVKLSPGCIAHVLYAYEQRDYMEKVLLHLKARCFDHAFDEHLDAAQEPMDEHTWLLVQYSPEPETVVYQVISYSQTVWRQENLFKDVIAYIQLPGSEVVLQAVVISYGQDQKQLEAKYEQLRRYALDLEFPLPAELDHQLQQGSSTAALFARASSTLFQRAEQRDTSGEHKQLRRSLEHMSEKAQSEAEMIIDAFDMVDNINRNLQAKIEIASNSGDDMH